One window from the genome of Indicator indicator isolate 239-I01 chromosome 6, UM_Iind_1.1, whole genome shotgun sequence encodes:
- the C6H6orf62 gene encoding uncharacterized protein C6orf62 homolog, whose translation MGDPNSRKKQAMNRLRAQLRKKKESLADQFDFKMYIAFVFKDKKKKSALFEVSEVIPVMTNNYEENILKGVRDSSYSLESSLELLQKDVVQLHAPRYQSMRRDVIGCTQEMDFILWPRNDIEKIVCLLFSRWKGSDEPFRPVQAKFEFHHGDYEKQFLHVLSRKDKTGIVVNNPNQSVFLFIDRQHLQTPKNKATIFKLCSICLYLPQEQLTHWTVGTIEDHLCPYMPE comes from the exons ATGGGGGACCCAAACTCCCGGAAGAAACAAGCTATGAACAGACTTCGTGCTCagcttagaaagaaaaaagaatctttAGCTGACCAGTTTGACTTCAAGATGTACATTGCCTTTGTGTTCAAAGACAAG aagaagAAGTCAGCGCTTTTTGAAGTGTCTGAGGTGATACCAGTCATGACCAATAATTATGAAGAAAATATCCTGAAAGGCGTGCGGGATTCCAGCTATTCTTTGGAAAGTTCCTTAGAGCTTCTGCAGAAGGATGTGGTACAGCTCCACGCACCCCGCTACCAGTCTATGCGCAGG gatgtgattggctgtACGCAGGAGATGGACTTCATTCTTTGGCCTCGCAATGATATTGAGAAGATAGTCTGTCTCCTGTTCTCTCGGTGGAAGGGATCTGATGAACCGTTTAGGCCTGTTCAG GCCAAGTTTGAATTTCATCATGGTGACTATGAAAAACAGTTTCTGCATGTTCTGAGCCGAAAGGACAAGACTGGAATTGTTGTCAACAACCCTAACCAGTCAGTGTTTCTCTTCATTGACAGACAGCACTTGCAG ACTCCAAAAAACAAAGCTACAATCTTCAAGTTATGCAGCATCTGCCTGTACCTGCCACAGGAGCAGCTCACTCACTGGACGGTTGGTACCATAGAGGATCACCTCTGTCCTTACATGCCAGAGTAA